TGGGAACCATCCTTGGACGGGAACTGGGCGGTTATCCAAAGAAAGCAGGACGTCTGGGTTATAATCGCACTGGCAATTCCTTTGTGGGATTTGCGGAGAGACACGGCATCCCGTATTATACCGTAAAGGCGGAGTTTGATGGTATGCCCAACGATTCGGAGCTGATGGCTGCCATCGGCGAACTGCTGACACCGCCGGATCCGGTGAACCATCCAGGAGCAACGATCATTTACAATTATCTGTGGCCCGCAAGCAGCTGGGTGCATCTGAAAGACCTGGATAAAGCACCGCAGCCGATCCTGACAACCGTATGGAAAACCAAGCATCCCGGAACAAAGAAACCGGAGATCGGTAAGGGCGAAGTGATTTTCCAGAAATCGGAAAATGATCCCTGGTATGAGTTCGCACCGGTAAAAACGCTGGGCGCAATTATGTCCTATGACGGTTTGGCGCTGGACGGCAACCGGCAGCCGGAGGACGAATATCCGGTGGATGCAAAGGAATACCTGCCTTATGCTTTCTATAGCTACGATGTAAAACCGCAGGAATAAAAATAAAACGTTTGGGATGGTCTGCTTTCGGGCAGGCCATCTTTTATGATATAATGTGCGCAGGGAAAAACAAGCGGCTGCGTGAGCAGACATTTGTTTTTCACAAGCCATTAACGAAGGTTCCGCCTGCGGTAGCAGGCAACAGAGCACGGCAGTGCGGGGAACCTGAGTCTAAAAGCAGCGTCAAGCACGGGACGTGCGAATCATGATATAATGAGCGCAAAAGAAAAGAAACCTGAGTCTAAGAGGGAAACTTGCATCATCATGCTGGTAATCAAGGAGGGGAAAACGACGAATCTGTGGGCATTGGAATATATTATCGAGGTGGCGAAGACAGGGTCTGTGTCGAAAGCTTCCCAGAAGCTGTATTTATCCCAGCCGCATCTGAGCAATACCATCAAAGCCATGGAGGCAGAGCTGGGAGTGAAGCTGTTCGTGCGTTCCACCAGAGGCATGTGCCTGACTGACGAGGGACGGGATTTTGTGCAGCGGGCGCAGTCCATTCTGGATGAAGTAAAAGATATGGAAGACATGTTTGCGGTAAAGCCGGAAGACAGTGTGCGTTTGCGGATTTCTGTGACCCGTTCTTATCAGATTCATCGCTGTGTCATGGATTTCGTGAACAGCTATTCCCATAAACCGCAGTTTCGGGTATCAGTGAAGGAGACGAATCCTTTTGAGGTGCTGGAAGATGTGCATACCAGAGAGGCCGAGATGGGGGTGCTCCATTGCTTTGGCGCACAGGAGGCATATTTTCTGAATCATTTCAAAACCTATTCTTTACAGTATAAAAAACATTATGAAAAAGAATTTCTGCTGGCCATGTCAGCAAACAATCCGCTGGCATCCAGAGCGCATATCACAAAAGACATGCTGGAAGATCAGCTGCTGGTGATGTATGGGGATTATGAGATTCCATCGGCATCCTATAAGGTTGTGATGGAGGAGAATGGCATCGTTATGCCGTCGCGGCGTTTCTATGTGTATGACCGCGGCGGGGCGATGGAGACGCTGGGCCAGTGTGACAATGCAGTCATGTGGATCACCAGCCTCCACCCGGACACGCTGCGCAAGGAAGGGATCGTGCTGCGCAGATGCGAAGATGTCAATGTCCGGGATATGGGGTATAGTATTTATCCGTCGGAAGAGGGGATCTCCCCGGCGGCCAGAGAGCTGTATGAAAAAATGCAGCAGGTAGACTGGATGATGACTGATCGGGAAGACTATTTTGCTTCCCAGCGCCCGGAGGCACCGCAGGGCAGTACCAGTCCGCTGGTGGTGACGGGCAGGCCAATCTCCTGAGAATCCACTGTTCCGTGGAACTTCTTTAATTCACAGGACAGCATGTACGTCAGAACAGCAGGTGCCAGTCCCGTGGTATAGGAGTTTACGAGGAAAAACAGCGGTTCCGGGGAGAGCAGCTTGGCGCACAGCTGGATAAACGGGTAAATAGAATCCTCGATCTTCCAGATTTCTCCCTTGGGGCCGCGGCCATAAGACGGCGGATCCATGATGATGGCATCGTAGTGATTGCCCCGGCGGATCTCCCGCTCTACAAATTTCATACAGTCGTCCACGATCCAACGGATGGGGGCCTCCCCCAGGCCGGAGGAGCGGGCGTTTTCCTTGGCCCAGGCAACCATGCCCTTGGAAGCGTCCACGTGGGTGACGGAAGCGCCAGCGGCAGCGGCTGCCAGGGTGGCGCCGCCGGTGTAGGCGAACAGGTTCAGCACCTTGATGGGGCGTCCGGCATTTCGGATCTTTTCGGAAAACCAGTCCCAGTTGGTGGCCTGTTCCGGGAACAGGCCGGTGTGCTTGAAACTGAAGGGCTTTAAGTTAAAGGTCAGGGAACGGTAGCGGATCGTCCACTGCTCCGGGAGATCGAAAAACTCCCACTCGCCGCCGCCTTTTTTGTTGCGGTGGTAATGGCCGTTCATCTTCTTCCAGCCCCGGCTCACCTTCGGCGTATTCCAGATAACCTGCGGGTCAGGCCGGACGAGGATATACTGCCCCCAGCGCTCCAGCTTTTCCCCGGCTGACGTATCTATCACTTCATAATCTTTCCATTGATCTGCAATCCACATAGTTAAAAACCTCTTTATCTGATATTTGAAAATGGTGTTCTTTCCTATTATACAGGCTGGGAAGTGGAAATACAATATCTAACAATATCCTATTAAATAAGTAGGAATTTTCTGTTGACAAGGTACGCATTCGATGTTATTATCATACATATATTGAAACAGACAAACGGCGGAAGAAGGAAGAAGTCATGATTTATAGTATCAGAAGAGCTTCTCATAACGGCATGTGTTGTTGTCGGTGGAACGTTTCCCGGGCGGATTTTGCGGCGGGGCTGCACCGATGGTAATGTGTTGCGCCTTTGCTGAGGTCTGAACAGACAGAGAATTCTGTGGTGTGATCCGGGAGCTGATGCTTCCGGTTTTTTTGATTACAGTGCCGAAGGTTCATCTTTGCGTCATGCTCGCATGTAAGCAAAGATGGAACTTTACGGCACGCCCCACAATGAGGAAGAAGAGATGCGAAGCGTCTCGGATTCCGAATGTGGGTAGAATCGCGGGAGCTGCTGTGCAGCGTAGCGATTCGTAATCAAAAAATAAAGACATTTACAATTACGCCCCACAATGAGGAAGAAGAGATGCGAAGCGTCTCGGATTCTGAATGATGGGGCAGAATCGCGGGAGCTGCTGTGCAGCGTAGCGATTCGTAATCAAAAAAATAGGAGTTTTGTGATTTTAGGGAGGATAAAACTTTGAACTGGGAATTTATCATCAAATATCTGCCCACCTACGAACGGGCGGCCTGGCTGACGCTGCGGATCGGCGTGGCGGGGATCGTGGCAGCCATCGTGCTGGGGCTGGTCTGTGCCACGGTGCAGTATTACCGGGTGCCGGTGCTGCGGCAGATCGTGGCGTTCTATATTGAACTGAGCAGAAATACCCCGCTGCTGGTGCAGCTGTTTTTCATTTATTACGGCCTGCCGAAAGTGGGCATCAGTACCAACGCGGAGGTCTGTGGTGTGGCGGGACTGGCATTCCTGGGAGGAAGCTATATGGCGGAGACGTTCCGAAGCGGCCTGGAGTCGGTGGACGCCATCCAGTCGGAGAGTGCCTATAGTCTGGGCATGAGCGCCGGACAGGTGATGCGCTACGTGATCCTGCCCCAGGCCATTTCCGTGAGCGTACCGCCCTTCGTGGCAAACGTGATCTTCCTTCTGAAGGAGACCAGCGTATTCAGCGCCATCAGCCTGATGGATCTGATGTTTACGGCCAAAGACCTGATCGGTCTGTATTACCAGACGACAGAGAGCCTGTTCCTGCTGGTGGTCTTTTATCTTCTGATCTTACTGCCGGTTTCTCTGCTGGGAAGCCTGCTGGAAAGGAGGCTGCGTCATGCCGGATTTGGGGCTTGAGGTATTATTGAAGGGCAAGAACATGATCCGTATCCTGGGCGGCCTCTGGGTGGCGCTGCGGATCAGCCTGCTGGCGGTGCTCATCAGCATTCCACTGGGCATTGTGCTGGGTATTCTGATGACTTCCAGAAACAAGATCATCAAGGTGATCCTGCGCATCTATCTGGAGGTCATCCGTATTATGCCCCAGCTGGTTCTTCTGTTCCTGTTTTATTTTGAAACGACCCGTGCGTTTGGCTGGGATCTGTCGGGAGAGACGGCTTCCATTATTGTATTTACCCTGTGGGGAACGGCGGAGATGAGTGATCTGGTGCGCGGCGCGCTGATCAGCATTCCCCAGCATCAGTATGAGAGCGCGGAGGCGCTGGGCCTGGATAAAAGGCAGACATTTATCTATGTCATCATCCCCCAGACGATCCGTCGGCTGCTGCCGCTGTCCATCAACCTGATCACCCGTATGATCAAGACCACCAGCCTGGTGCTCATGGTCGGCGTGGTGGAGGTGCTGAAGGTGGGACAGCAGATCATCGAGGCCAACCGAATGAGCAGCCCCAACGCGGCGTTTGGTATTTATCTGGTCATCTTCCTGCTGTATTTTGTGGCCTGCTGGCCCATCAGTATGCTGGCCAGATATCTGGAAAAGAAGTGGAGGTAAAAAAGGATGGCAGAACCATTATTGAAAATAGAGCATCTGACAAAAAGATACGGAGACGATCCGGTGCTGGATGATCTGAGCCTGGATGTGCACAAGGGCGAGGTTATCGTGATCCTGGGCCCCAGCGGCTGCGGCAAAAGTACACTGCTGCGCTGTGTGAATGCGCTGGAGGAGATCCAGGGCGGCAGCGTAACGCTGGAGGGACAGCCCATCAGCAAAAACAGTAAAAATCTGACAGAGCTGCGGCAGAAGATCGGCATGGTTTTCCAGAGCTATGATCTGTTCCCGCATCTGAATGTGCTGGACAATATCCTGCTGGCACCCATGAAGGTGCAGAAGCGAAAGAAAGAGGAAGTGACAGCGGAAGCCATGGAGCTTCTGGAGCGGGTGGGCCTGAAGGAAAAGGCAAAGAACTACCCGAGAGAGCTGTCCGGCGGCCAGAAACAGCGTGTGGCCATTGTGCGTGCACTCTGTATGCACCCGGAGATCCTGTTGTTTGACGAGGTGACGGCAGCCCTGGACCCGGAAATGGTGCGGGAGGTGCTGGATGTCATGCTCAGCCTGGCGGAGCAGGGACGGACGATGATGATCGTCACCCACGAAATGCAGTTTGCCCGGGCCGTGGCAGATCGGGTGATTTTCATTGACGGGGGCAAGATCGTGGAGGACACCGATCCCGATACCTTTTTTGATCATCCGTCCAGCGACCGCGCAAAGCAGTTTTTAAATACCTTTACTTTCGATACTGTGAGAACCCACGCCGACAAACAGGCTTCGCCTGCGGCTGAGGAATAGATTGGGTGGCATTCACCCGGAAATGGAGGACATATTATGAAAAAAATCAAAAAGTTTCTCGCACTTGGACTGGCACTGAGCCTGACCTTCGCTCTGACCGCATGCGGCAGCAAGGGAAGCTCCGATGCAGGCAGCGACAGCAGTGATGCAAAGACAGAAGAGAGCGCATCCAATGGATCTTTCCGTACCCTGGACGAGATCAAAGAGAGCGGCACCATCAATGTCGGCGTATTTTCTGACAAGAGCCCCTTTGGCTATGTGGATGAAAACGGCGAGTACCAGGGCTATGACGTGTATTTTGCAAGACGTCTGGCAGAGGATATGGGCGTAGAGCTGAACCTTGTTTCCACCGAGGCTGCCAACCGGATCGAGTATCTGCAGACCGGCAAGGTAGATATCATCCTTGCAAACTTTACCGTAACAGAGGAGCGCGCACAGGAAGTAGATTTCGCACTGCCTTACATGAATGTGGCACTGGGTGTGGTTTCCCCTGACAGCAATGTGATCACCACACTGGATGACTGGAACAAAGACGATTCCCTGATCGTTATTTCCGGAACCACCGCAGAGACCTATCTGCTGAAAGAGTACCCGGACATCCCGCTGCAGAAATATGATTCCTACGCAAATGCCAAGAATGCTCTGGAGAACGGCAACGGCGTGGCATGGGCAAACGACAACACCGAGGTTATCGCTTTCGCCCTGCAGAACGAGGGCTATACCGTAGGTATCCCGACTCTGGGCAGCCAGGACACCATTGCACCTGCAGTGACCAAGGGCAATGAGACCCTGCTGAACTGGATCAACGACGAGATCAAGGCACTGGGCGAGGAGCAGTTCTTCCACAAAGATTATGAAGAGACCCTGGTTGACACCTATGGTGCTGACTACGAGGACAGCCTGGTTGTAGAGGGCGGCGAAGTAGCTGCACAGTAAAAACAGATCAAAGTAAGATCAAAGCATAAGATATGACAGCAGATGCAGGCACAGTCGGACAACCGATCGCCTGCATCTTGTGCGTATGACAGGAAATGATGTCCTGCCATAAACAGTTATACCTGTATGGGGAAAGGATCAGTGAGATGGCGAAGGATAAAAAGCGCAAGACAAAGAAAAATATTGTGAGTGCGGCATGGCGGCTGTTCTACGAGCAGGGCTATGACGATACGACGGTGGATGAGATCATCCGGGCGTCTGGCACATCCAAGGGAACCTTTTATCATTATTTTAAAGGGAAGGATGCGCTTCTGACTTCGCTGTCGGAGCTTTTTGACAACAAATACGAGGAACTGATTCAGGAGATGCCGGAGGAGATGGGGAACTTTGAGAAGCTGCTCTATCTGAATCAGGAATTATTTGGCATGATCGAGACCAGCGTCTCCCGGGAGCTGCTGGCATCCATGTATTCCTCCCAGCTGGTGACGAAGGGCGAGAAGCATCTGCTGGATCAGAACCGGATCTATTACCGGCTGCTGAACGAGCTCATCGCGAAGGGGCAGCGGGACGGGGAGCTGACTACCCGCATGTCGGCCAACGAGATCGCCAAGATCTATGCCCTCTGTGAGCGGGCGCTGCTGTACGACTGGTGCATCTGCAACGGAGAATATTCCCTGCGGGAGTATGCCGGAAAACTGATGCCCATGTTTTTACAGAGCATCCGTGCAGAATAAATGCAGCAAAATATTTCACAAAATTTTTTGACGGTTTTTATAGAATTAAATAAATACGATAAAACGTACAGGCTGAATTCCTTATATTTACGCGGTTTTCTTATGTTTGGTGAGAATACCGTATAGAATTCAGTCTATTTTTTGTTCTCAAATAGCATCTGGGAAAAAACTGTGCTATACTGTCACAATAAATCGTTTCCAGGGGAGGATGTAGAGAATGAGTACATCGGTTATCTGTATTTTACTTACCATTGGTGTATACCTGATCGGCATGCTGGTGGTGGGATTCCGTTTTGCCAAAAAGAATGAGTCGGCAGCCGACTTTTATCTGGGCGGCAGAAAGCTGGGGCCGCTGGTGACAGCCATGAGTGCCGAGGCATCTGATATGTCCAGCTATTTGCTCATGGGTCTGCCGGGCCTTGCCTATCTGTCCGGTGTGGCGGATGTGGGCTGGACGGCCATTGGACTGGCTGTGGGCACCTATCTGAACTGGCTGCTGGTAGCAAAAAGAATCCGTCGTTACACCCATATGACAGATTCCTTCACACTGCCGCAGTTTTTCTCTAACCGGTTCCGGGATGAGAAGCATATCCTGTCCACGGTGGCAGCGCTGATGATCGTTGTATTCTTTGTGCCGTACACGGCTTCCGGTTTTGCAGCCTGCGGCAAGCTGTTCCACTCGCTGTTTGGTGCAGACTACATGGTGACTATGATCATTTCCGCCATTGTCATCGTCGGCTACACGGCAGCAGGCGGATTCCTGGCGGCATCCACCACAGACTTTATCCAGAGCATCATTATGACGTTTGCCCTGCTCTTTGTGCTGGGCTATGCCACCATCAGCGCAGGCGGCATCGGCGCTGTGGCAGAGAATGCCAAGGGACTGGCCGGATACCTTTCCTTCACCTCCACCCATGTGGCAGACGGCAACACGGCAGCTCCGTATTCTCTTTTCACCATCGTATCCACACTGGCCTGGGGCCTGGGCTACTTTGGCATGCCTCATATTCTGCTGCGGTTCATGGCCATTGAGGATGAGGAAAAATTAAGCCTTTCCCGCCGGGTAGCTTCCATCTGGGTAACCATTGCCATGGCCATCGCCGTGTGCATCGGTATTGTAGGAAATGCCCTGACAAAACAGGGCATGGTACCGGAGCTGACCGGTTCCAACACCGAGACCATCATCATCCAGATCGCCAACGTGCTGGCAAGCCACGGCATCTTCCCGGCACTGATGGCCGGACTGGTACTGGCAGGTATCCTGGCAAGCACCATGTCTACCGCTGATTCCCAGCTGCTGGCAGCAGCTTCCAGCGTGTCTCAGAACATTTTACAGGAAGCCCTGCATAAAAAAATGTCCCAGAAGACAAGCATGCTGGCAGCCAGACTGACCGTCATCGGCATCGCGATCCTGGGCGTTATCATTGCCAGAGATCCGTCCAGCTCCATCTTCGGTATCGTATCCTTCGCCTGGGCAGGTTTCGGTGCCGCTTTTGGCCCGCTGGTGCTCTGCTCCCTTTTCTGGAAACGCACCAACTTCCAGGGCGCGCTGGCAGGCATGATCGCCGGCGGTGTGTCCGTCTTCGTATGGAAATACGGTGTAGCGCCCATGGGCGGTGTGCTGGCCGTGTATGAACTGCTTCCGGCATTCGTCATCGGCCTGGTGGTGCTGGTGGTGGTGAGCCTGCTGACCAAGGCGCCGTCCGAGGAGATCGTGAAAGAATATGAGGCCATGGAAGCTTCTTTGAAGAAGAGATAAGTGCAGCCTATATTATATAGAAGAAACACATACAGGGGAGTCCGTTTGACGGCTTCCCTTTCTTCTATTATTTATATAGAAGAGATCGTTCATGATATGGCGCTCCGTTCATCCGTTTTCACAGACAGATTTTCGTGCAAGCCCGAAATCTGCCCGCGAAACGTATGACTGAACTTTTCACAAAAAAATTTAAATTTATACTTGCATATTTCGGAATCTTCTTATATAATAATATTTGCTGTGACATGATAGCGTTGAAGCGCGAGGTTGCTGCCACTGTATTGGCAGGTTTTCCGTGGAGCGAATGTCAAGTTAGGAAACTGGCGACAAGTCACTGTACAATATAGAATAAGGTCCGCAGATTGCGGAAACCACGTGTGGGTATACAGCGACACACACGGAAGAGTGTACAGTCACCGCTTGTCGTACTGAGTTTGAATAGTACGAAAAGGAGGCGACTTTTTTTATGGCAAGTCAAGTAATGAGAATCACACTCAAGGCATATGATCATCAGCTTGTTGATGCATCTGCCAAGAAAATCATCGAAACTGTTAAGAAAAATGGATCACAGGTGAGCGGACCGGTGCCGCTGCCGACAAAGAGAGAGGTTGTTACCATTCTCCGTGCAGTACACAAGTACAAAGATTCCAGAGAGCAGTTCGAGCAGAGAACTCATAAGAGACTGATCGATATCATCGCACCGACACAGAAGACGGTTGATGCACTTTCCAGACTGGAAATGCCCGCAGGTGTGTACATTGATATCAAAATGAAGAACAAATAAGTTCTTCCCCAATTAATTAGTTAGTAATCCTGAAGGGTTGATATAGAAGCAACATGGCTAAAATGTTCCACTTATATCCACTGTTCTAGGATGATTGGGAAGCCACAGGCGACCTAATCCGCTGTAGATTAACAGGAGGTAAAAAGAATGAAGAAAGCGATTTTAGCAACCAAAGTCGGCATGACCCAGATCTTCAATGAAGATGGAGTTCTCACTCCCGTAACCGTACTGCAGGCTGGTCCGTGTGTTGTAACACAGGTAAAGACCGTTGAGAACGACGGATACGCAGCAGTTCAGGTTGGATTCGGCGAGAAGAGAGAGAAGCTTGTGAACAAGCCTATGCAGGGTCATTTCAAGAAAGCTGGCGTAACAAACAAGAGATTTGTCAAAGAGTTCAAGTTTGACAACGCTGAGGAGTATGCACTTGCTCAGGAGATCAAGGTTGACATCTTCGCCGCAGGCGACAAGATCGATGCAACTGCTATTTCCAAAGGTAAGGGATTCCAGGGCGCAATCAAGAGACACAACCAGCACAGAGGACCTATGGCTCATGGTTCCAAGTTCCACCGCCATCAGGGTTCCAATGGTGCCTGCTCCGATCCGAGTAAGGTATTCAAAGGAAAGAAGATGCCTGGACACATGGGAAGCAAGAAGATCACCATCCAGAACCTTGAAGTTGTTCGCGTAGATGCTGAGAAGAATCTGCTTCTGGTGAAGGGCGCAGTACCGGGACCGAAGAAATCCCTGGTAACCATCAAAGAGACTGTTAAGTCTGCGAAATAGGTTTTAACAGGAAAGGAGGAACACACAGATGGCAAACGTATCTGTTTACAATATCGAAGGTAAAGAAGTTGGCACGATGGAGTTAAATGATGCAGTGTTCGGCGTAGAAGTGAACGAGCATCTTGTACACATGGCCGTTGTAAGTCAGCTTGCAAATAATCGTCAGGGAACACAGAAAGCTAAGACTCGTTCCGAAGTATCCGGCGGCGGAAGAAAGCCCTGGAGACAGAAAGGAACCGGTCATGCTAGACAGGGTTCGACAAGAGCTCCGCAGTGGACAGGCGGCGGCGTAGTATTCGCTCCCACTCCGAGAGATTATTCTTTCAGACTGAACAAGAAAGAAAGAAGACTGGCTCTGAAATCTGCTCTGACATCCAGAGTACAGGAGAACAAGTTCATCGTTGTAGACGAGCTGAAGTTCGACGAGATCAAGACCAAGAAGTTCCAGGCTGTATTAGACAGCTTCAAGGTGAAGAAGGCTCTCGTAGTATTAGACGAGAACAATGAGAAGGTTGTACTTTCCGCAAGAAACATCCCGGATGTAAAGACAACACAGATCAACACCATCAACACCTATGATGTGATGAAATACAACACCGTAATTGCTACAAAGGCAGCAGTTGAGAAAATCGAGGAGGTGTACGCATAATGGCAAGCATTCAGTACTATGATGTCATCCTCAAACCGGTAGTAACCGAGAAGAGCATGGGCGCTATGGGTGAGAAGAAATACACATTCCTGGTTCATCCGGAAGCAAACAAGACCATGATCAAAGAGGCAGTTGAGAAAATGTTCGCAGGCACCAAGGTTGCAAGCGTAAACACCATGAATCTCGACGGCAAGAATAAGAGACGCGGCATGACCTTTGGTAAGACCGCTAAGACCAAAAAGGCAATCGTTCAGCTGACAGCTGACAGCAAAGATATCGAGATTTTTGAAGGACTGTAAACACTTGGCGATGACAAGCTGAAAGCGCAGTCAGAGCCTAGTGAGAACGCCGTTCGCGAACCTTAGCGAAAACAAGCGTTAAGCGTAGTTTGAGCTTAGTTGAGCGAACATACCCGTCATTCTGACAGGAATGCGGAATGCACGTCAGCCCCTCAGAGGACTGAATAACCTATGCGCATACAAGCGCGATACGAAATAATTTGAAGAGAATCGAAAGGAGTGACAGTAATGGGAATTAAGGTTTATGGCCCATATACACCTTCCAGAAGACATATGACCAGCGTTGACAACTCTGAGATCACAAAGTCCACACCGGAGAAGTCCTTAGTTGTTTCCTTTAAAGAAAAATGCAGGTCGTAACAATCAGGGAAAGATTACAGTTAGACACCGCGGAGGCGGTTCCAGAAGAAAATACAGAATCATCGATTTCAAGAGAAAGAAAGATGATATCCACGCTACCGTAATCGGTATCGAGTACGATCCTAACCGTACAGCTAACATCGCTCTCATCTGCTACGAGGATGGCGAGAAGGCTTACATCCTGGCTCCTCAGGGTCTGCAGGTTGGCATGAAGGTTATGAACGGTGAGAACGCAGAGGTGAAGGTTGGTAACTGCCTGCCGCTGTCCCAGATCCCCGTTGGTACTCAGGTACACAATATCGAGCTGCATCCTGGAAAAGGCGGCCAGATGGTTCGTTCCGCAGGAAACAGCGCACAGTTAATGGCAAAAGAAGGCAAATATGCAACCTTAAGATTACCGTCTGGTGAGATGAGAATGGTGCCGATCATCTGCCGCGCTTCCATCGGCGTTATTGGCAATGCTGAGCACAACCTCGTGAATATCGGTAAAGCAGGTCGTAAGCGTAACATGGGTATCCGCCCGACAGTTCGTGGATCTGTTATGAACCCGAATGATCATCCGCATGGTGGTGGTGAAGGAAAGACTGGTATCGGTCGTCCGGGCCCGTGCACACCTTGGGGCAAGCCTGCTCTTGGTCTGAAGACCAGAAAGAAAAACAAGCAGTCTAATAAGTTAATCGTAAGAAGAAGAGACGGTAAAACGATCAAATAAGGAGGTATATCATGGCTCGTTCATTAAAAAAAGGACCATTTGCAGATGCAAGCCTGCTGAAGAAGGTTGAAGCAGCCAACGCATCAGGAGATAAACAGGTAATCAAGACCTGGTCCCGTCGTTCAACGATCTTCCCTCAGTTCGTGGGACATACGATCGCTGTTCATGACGGAAGAAAGCATGTTCCGGTATATGTTACCGAGGATATGGTTGGACACAAGCTCGGTGAGTTCGTTGCAACCAGAACTTACAGAGGACATGGAAAAGACGAAAAGAAATCGAAGGTACGTTAGTATCATAATTTGAAAGGAGGTTTCTTCCCATGGCAAAAGGACATAGATCCCAGATTAAGAGAGAAAGAAATGCGAATAAGGATACAAGACCGTCAGCTAAGTTATCTTACGCAAGAGTCTCCGTTCAGAAAGCATGCTTTGTTTTGGATGCCATCAGAGGTAAGGATGTACAGACAGCACTTGGAATTTTAGCTTATAATCCGAGATATGCTTCAAGTATTATAGAGAAATTATTAAAGTCCGCGATCGCGAACGCAGAGAACAACAATGGAATGGATATCAGCAAGCTCTACGTTGAAGAGTGCTATGCGAACAAAGGACCGACATTGAAGAGAATCAGACCGAGAGCACAGGGCCGGGCTTACAGAATCGAGAAGAGAATGAGCCACATCACCATCGTGCT
Above is a window of Oscillospiraceae bacterium NTUH-002-81 DNA encoding:
- a CDS encoding acetoacetate decarboxylase family protein, translated to MGFKRTREEVCESLSGGMCDFMESEVLSVFYETTPEAVKELLPPGLLPYKRPLICAGYNIFHKTNFEVPYLEAAIYVAAVHEKTGLPGFFVPAMTLNVDMGTILGRELGGYPKKAGRLGYNRTGNSFVGFAERHGIPYYTVKAEFDGMPNDSELMAAIGELLTPPDPVNHPGATIIYNYLWPASSWVHLKDLDKAPQPILTTVWKTKHPGTKKPEIGKGEVIFQKSENDPWYEFAPVKTLGAIMSYDGLALDGNRQPEDEYPVDAKEYLPYAFYSYDVKPQE
- a CDS encoding LysR family transcriptional regulator, which translates into the protein MLVIKEGKTTNLWALEYIIEVAKTGSVSKASQKLYLSQPHLSNTIKAMEAELGVKLFVRSTRGMCLTDEGRDFVQRAQSILDEVKDMEDMFAVKPEDSVRLRISVTRSYQIHRCVMDFVNSYSHKPQFRVSVKETNPFEVLEDVHTREAEMGVLHCFGAQEAYFLNHFKTYSLQYKKHYEKEFLLAMSANNPLASRAHITKDMLEDQLLVMYGDYEIPSASYKVVMEENGIVMPSRRFYVYDRGGAMETLGQCDNAVMWITSLHPDTLRKEGIVLRRCEDVNVRDMGYSIYPSEEGISPAARELYEKMQQVDWMMTDREDYFASQRPEAPQGSTSPLVVTGRPIS
- a CDS encoding class I SAM-dependent methyltransferase, coding for MWIADQWKDYEVIDTSAGEKLERWGQYILVRPDPQVIWNTPKVSRGWKKMNGHYHRNKKGGGEWEFFDLPEQWTIRYRSLTFNLKPFSFKHTGLFPEQATNWDWFSEKIRNAGRPIKVLNLFAYTGGATLAAAAAGASVTHVDASKGMVAWAKENARSSGLGEAPIRWIVDDCMKFVEREIRRGNHYDAIIMDPPSYGRGPKGEIWKIEDSIYPFIQLCAKLLSPEPLFFLVNSYTTGLAPAVLTYMLSCELKKFHGTVDSQEIGLPVTTSGLVLPCGASGRWEAK
- a CDS encoding amino acid ABC transporter permease, whose amino-acid sequence is MNWEFIIKYLPTYERAAWLTLRIGVAGIVAAIVLGLVCATVQYYRVPVLRQIVAFYIELSRNTPLLVQLFFIYYGLPKVGISTNAEVCGVAGLAFLGGSYMAETFRSGLESVDAIQSESAYSLGMSAGQVMRYVILPQAISVSVPPFVANVIFLLKETSVFSAISLMDLMFTAKDLIGLYYQTTESLFLLVVFYLLILLPVSLLGSLLERRLRHAGFGA
- a CDS encoding amino acid ABC transporter permease, whose amino-acid sequence is MPDLGLEVLLKGKNMIRILGGLWVALRISLLAVLISIPLGIVLGILMTSRNKIIKVILRIYLEVIRIMPQLVLLFLFYFETTRAFGWDLSGETASIIVFTLWGTAEMSDLVRGALISIPQHQYESAEALGLDKRQTFIYVIIPQTIRRLLPLSINLITRMIKTTSLVLMVGVVEVLKVGQQIIEANRMSSPNAAFGIYLVIFLLYFVACWPISMLARYLEKKWR
- a CDS encoding amino acid ABC transporter ATP-binding protein, which encodes MAEPLLKIEHLTKRYGDDPVLDDLSLDVHKGEVIVILGPSGCGKSTLLRCVNALEEIQGGSVTLEGQPISKNSKNLTELRQKIGMVFQSYDLFPHLNVLDNILLAPMKVQKRKKEEVTAEAMELLERVGLKEKAKNYPRELSGGQKQRVAIVRALCMHPEILLFDEVTAALDPEMVREVLDVMLSLAEQGRTMMIVTHEMQFARAVADRVIFIDGGKIVEDTDPDTFFDHPSSDRAKQFLNTFTFDTVRTHADKQASPAAEE
- a CDS encoding transporter substrate-binding domain-containing protein → MKKIKKFLALGLALSLTFALTACGSKGSSDAGSDSSDAKTEESASNGSFRTLDEIKESGTINVGVFSDKSPFGYVDENGEYQGYDVYFARRLAEDMGVELNLVSTEAANRIEYLQTGKVDIILANFTVTEERAQEVDFALPYMNVALGVVSPDSNVITTLDDWNKDDSLIVISGTTAETYLLKEYPDIPLQKYDSYANAKNALENGNGVAWANDNTEVIAFALQNEGYTVGIPTLGSQDTIAPAVTKGNETLLNWINDEIKALGEEQFFHKDYEETLVDTYGADYEDSLVVEGGEVAAQ
- a CDS encoding helix-turn-helix domain-containing protein, with product MAKDKKRKTKKNIVSAAWRLFYEQGYDDTTVDEIIRASGTSKGTFYHYFKGKDALLTSLSELFDNKYEELIQEMPEEMGNFEKLLYLNQELFGMIETSVSRELLASMYSSQLVTKGEKHLLDQNRIYYRLLNELIAKGQRDGELTTRMSANEIAKIYALCERALLYDWCICNGEYSLREYAGKLMPMFLQSIRAE